From Microbacterium sp. CGR2:
ACTGCACGGGGATGCGGCGCTGCGACTGTTCGACGAAGACGACCAGCCCCATGACCACGATGCCCATGGCCAGGACGAGGAGGAAGACCTCGAAGCCCTTGGTCTGCCAGATGAGACCCATGGCGCCGGGGAACGTCGCGGCGATCGAGGTGAAGATGAGGAGCGACATGCCGTTGCCGATGCCGCGCTCGGTGACGAGCTCGGCGAACCACATGATGAGCCCGGTACCCGCTGTCATCGTCATGATGATGAGCAGCTGCGCCCACCAGACGTCGTTGGTCAGCAGCTGCTGGCACGCGGCCAGGTCGGTCGACCCGAAGAGTTGACCGCTGCGCGCCACCGTGACGAGAGTCGTCGACTGGAGCAGCGCGAGAGCGATGGTGAGGTAACGCGTGTACTGCGTCAGCTTGGCCTGGCCGGCCTGGCCTTCCTTGTGCAGCGCCTCGAAGTGCGGAATCACCACGCGGAGGAGCTGGGTGATGATCGTCGCGGTGATGTATGGCATCACCCCGAGCGCGAAGATCGACAGCTGCAGCAGTGCGCCACCCGAGAACAGGTTGACGAGGCCCAGCAGACCCTCGGTGCCCGCGTTCGCAGCGAGACACTCCTCGACGTTCGGGAAATTCACGAACGGCGCAGGGACGTTGGAACCGAGTCGGTAGATCGCGATGATGGCGAGTGTGAAACCGATCTTCCGACGCAGGTCGGGCGTGCGGAAGATCCGCGCGATGGCGCTAAACAAGAACGTTCCTCCTGAAAGGTTGCCGGTTCCCGAAGGACGGCTGAAAGACCAGGGTAACTCAAACCGAGACCCCGGGCCGTGTAACCACAAGAGGGGCCGGAGAATCTCCGGCCCCTCTTGTGTGGTGGTTACTTGACGGAACCGCCCGCTGCCACGATCTTTTCCTCGGCAGAACCCGAGACCTTGTCGACCGAAACGGTGAGCTTCACGGCGATGTCGCCGTTTCCGAGAACCTTGACCTTCTCGTTCTTGCGAACGGCACCCTTGGCGACGAGATCGCCGATGGTGACATCGCCACCCTTGGGGTACAGCTCCGCGAGCTTCTCCAGGTTCACGACCTGGTACTCGACGCGGAACGGGTTCTTGAACCCGCGCAGCTTCGGGGTGCGCATGTGCAGAGGCATCTGCCCACCCTCGAACCCGACGCGAACGGTGTTGCGAGCCTTGGTGCCCTTCGTGCCGCGACCGGCGGTCTTACCCTTGGAGCCCTCACCGCGACCGACACGGGTCTTCGCGGTGTTGGATCCGGGGACCGGACGCAGGTGGTGCACCTTGAGCACGCCGGGGCGGGATGCCGGAGCATCCTTCTTCGGCGCAGCCTTCTTGGCTGCCGGCTTCTTGGCAGCGGAGTCGGCCTTCGCGTCGGAAGCGGCGGACGTGGCCGACGCCTTCTTCGCAGCGGGCTTCTTCTCGGCGGCGGCCTTGGGAGCCGCTGCCTTCTTCGCTGCCGGCTTGTCAGCCGACTTCTTCTCAGCGGCAGCCTTGGGAGCCGCAGCCTTCTTCGGGGCCTTCTCGGCCTCGTTCTTCTCAGCCATTAGTCGATCTCCTCAACCTTGACGAGGTGGGCGACGGTCTTGACGTAGCCGCGCGTCTGCGCGTCGTCGGGGCGAACGGTGCTGTCACCGATGCGCTTCAGACCGAGGCTGCGCAGCGTGTCACGCTGGTTCTGCTTCTCGCTCACCTTGGACTTGACCTGCGTGACCTTGAGGCGCGAAGCCATCAGGCACCTACCTTCTGTGCGGCGATGGCGTCAGCCTCCGCACGGACGAGACGCGCCGGTGCGACCTGGTCGAACTCGAGGCCACGACGTGCGGCGACCGCACGGGGCTCCTCGAGCTGCTTCAGGGCGGCGACGGTCGCGTGCACGATGTTGATCGTGTTCGACGAGCCGAGCGACTTCGACAGCACGTCGTGGATGCCGGCGCACTCGAGCACGGCGCGGACGGGACCACCGGCGATAACACCGGTACCGCCTGCGGCCGGACGAAGCAGCACCACACCGGCGGCTGCCTCACCCTGCACGGGGTGCGGGATCGTGCTGCCGACGCGCGGAACGCGGAAGAAGTTGCGCTTGGCCTCTTCGACACCCTTCGAGATCGCCAGGGGCACCTCGCGGGCCTTGCCGTAGCCGACGCCCACCAGACCGTTGCCGTCACCGACGACCACGAGAGCGGTGAAGCTGAAGCGACGACCACCCTTCACGACCTTCGAGACGCGGTTGATGGTGACCACGCGCTCCAGGAACTGGTTGTCTCCACGGTCGCGCGAGTTGCGGTCGCGGCCGCCACCCTGGTTGCGATCGCGCCCGCCGCCGCGGCGGCCCTCGCGAGCAGGCTCACCCTGGGTCGTACCGGCGGCCGTCTCGGAGACGACCGGGGCCGTCTCGGGAGCGGCAGCAGCCGTTTCGGTCACTTCATTCTCCTTGTTGTCACTCACAGTGCCAGACCCCCTTCGCGGGCGCCGTCGGCGATGGCGGCGACACGACCTGCGTAGCGGTTGCCGCCACGGTCGAACACAGCCTCGGAAACGCCTGCGGCCTTCGCACGCTCGGCGAGGATCTCGCCGACCTTGCGAGCCTTGGCGGTCTTGTCACCGTCGAGCGAGCGCAGGTCGGTCTCGAGCGTCGAAGCCGACGCAACGGTGAAACCCTTGCTGTCGTCGACGAGCTGCACGAAGACGTGGCGAGCCGAACGGTTGACGACGAGACGCGGACGCGCCTCGGTGCCGACGACCTTCTTGCGAAGGCGGGCGTGACGACGCGCGCGGGCGTCAGACTTTGACTTGAGAGCCATGGTTACTTACCACTCTTTCCGGCCTTGCGACGCACGTTCTCGCCGGCGTAGCGCACACCCTTGCCCTTGTACGGCTCGGGCTTGCGGATCTTGCGGATGTTGGCAGCTGCCTCGCCGACAGCCTGCTTGTCGATTCCGCTGACGGTGAGCTTGTTGGTGCCCTCGACCGTGAGCGTGATCCCGGCGGGCGGGTCGATCAGGACCGGGTGCGAGAAGCCGAGGGCGAACTCGACCGAGCTGCCCTTCTGAGCCACGCGGTAACCGGTGCCGACGACCTCGAGACCCTTGGTGTAGCCCTGGGTCACGCCGATGATGTTGTTGCTGATGAGCGTGCGGGTCAGGCCGTGAAGCGACCGGGACTCGCGCTCGTCGTCGGGACGGGAGACCAGAACCTGGTTCTCCTCGATCGCGACCTCGATGGGTGCGGACACGGTGAGGTTGAGCTCACCCTTGGGTCCGGAGACCTTGACCTGACGGCCGTCGACCGAAACGGTCACGCCGGCAGGCACGTCGATGGGAAGTCGTCCAATACGCGACATGTTCGATTACCACACGTAGGCGAGAACTTCTCCGCCCACGCCCTTCTGCTCTGCCTGACGGTCGGTGAGAAGACCGGAGGAGGTGGACAGGATGGCCACGCCGAGGCCGCCGAGGACCTTGGGGAGCTCCGTCGACTTCGCGTAGACGCGAAGGCCGGGCTTCGAGACACGCTTGATGCCGGCGATGGAGCGCTCACGGTTGGGACCGTACTTCAGCGACAGGGTCAGGTTCGTTCCGACGCGAGCGTCAGAAGTCTCCCAGCCGGCGATGTAGCCCTCCTGCTGGAGGATCTCAGCGATGTGCGTCTTGAGCTTGCTCGACGGCAGCGTCACGGAGTCGTGGTGCGCCGAGTTCGCGTTGCGCAGACGGGTCAGCATATCTGCGACCGGGTCTGTCATTGTCATTGTTGTTTTCCTTTGTTCATGAGGTTCCGGCTGCCGTTACACGACAGACGGCCTGCGATGACACGCAATCTTCTATTATGCCTTACCGCGGGGAACCCGCGGAATCCGGCCGTTGAGCGAGCGGATGCTCGCCCAACGGCCGGAGAGAAGTGTTACGCCTTCGCGTCTTCCGAAGCGAACGGGAAGCCGAGGTGGCGGAGCAGTGCCCGACCCTCGTCATCCGTCTTCGCGGTGGTGACGACAGTGATGTCGAAACCACGAACCCGGTCGATCTTGTCCTGATCGATCTCGTGGAACACGCTCTGCTCCTGGAGACCGAAGGTGTAGTTGCCGTTGCCGTCGAACTGCTTGCCCGAGAGGCCGCGGAAGTCGCGGATACGGGGCAGAGCGAGCGAGACGAGACGATCGATGAACTCCCACGCGCGGTCACCACGGAGGGTGACGTGCGCGCCGATGGCCTGGCCCTCGCGCAGCTTGAACTGTGCGATGGACTTGCGGGCCTTCGTGACGATCGGCTTCTGGCCGGTGATCTTGGTGAGGTCGTCGACCGCACCATCGATCACCTTGCTGTCGCGAGCTGCCTCGCCGACACCGGTGTTCACGACGACCTTGACCAGTCCGGGGATCTGCATGACGTTCGAGTAACCGAACTCTTCCTGCATCGCCTTCTTGATCTCGGCGTTGTACTTCGCCTTCAGGCGGGGCTGGATCTTGCCAGCCACCGCGGCGTCGGTGGTTGCCATCAGAGGTCCTTACCTGACTTCTTCGCGTAACGCACGCGGACGGTGCGCTTGACGCCGTCCTTGGTCTGCTCCTCGACCCGGTGTCCGACCTTGGTCGGGTTCTTGGTCGAGGGGTCGACGAGTGCGACGTTCGAGATGTGGATGGAGGCCTCGACGGTCTCGAGGCCACCGGTCTTGGTGCCACGCTGCGTCTGACCGACGCGAGTGTGCTTGGTGACGTAGTTCACGCCCTCGACGATGACGCGGTTCTTGTCGGCCAGGATCTCGAGGACCTTGCCCTGCTTGCCGCGATCGCCGCCACGCTCCTGCGTCGCACCGGTGATGACCTGAACCAGGTCACCCTTCTTGATCTTCGCCATGACTTAAATAACCTCCGGCGCGAGCGAGACGATCTTCATGAACTTCTTGTCGCGAAGCTCACGACCGACCGGTCCGAAGATACGGGTGCCGCGGGGCTCCCCGTCGTTCTTCAGGATGACGGCGGCGTTCTCGTCGAACTTGATGTACGAACCGTCGGGACGGCGCGTCTCCTTCTTGGTGCGGACGATGACCGCCTTGACGACGTCGCCCTTCTTGACGTTGCCGCCCGGGATCGCGTCCTTGACGGTGGCCACGATGGTGTCACCGAGACCCGCGTAGCGGCGGCGCGAGCCACCGAGAACGCGGATGGTGAGCAGTTCCTTGGCGCCGGTGTTGTCGGCGACCTTGAGACGGGATTCCTGCTGGATCACTTGGCCTTCTCCAGAATCTCCACCAGACGCCAGCGCTTCGTGGCGCTCAGCGGGCGGGTCTCGTTGATCAGGACCAGGTCGCCGATGCCGGCGGAGTTCGCCTCATCGTGCGCCTTGACCTTCGAGGTGCGGCGGATGACCTTGCCGTAAAGCGGGTGCTTCACGCGGTCCTCGACCTCGACCACGACGGTCTTGTCCATCTTGTCGCTGACGACGTAGCCACGACGCGACTTGCGGTACCCACGGGCACCCGCATCGCGCACGTCATGTGCTGCGTGCTCAGCCTCGACGGCGGCTTCCTTCTTGGTGGCCATCACTCAGCCTCTTCCTTCACGGCGTCGTCAGCGGCATCCGCTTTCTTCGCCTTCGACTTGGTCGCCTTCTTCGCCGGAGCCTCGACCGGAGCGGGCGTCGCACGGATGCCCAGCTCGCGTTCGCGGATCACGGTGTAGAGACGCGCGATGTCGCGCTTCACAGCGCGGATGCGGCCGTGGCTCTCCAGCTGGCCGGTGGCCGACTGGAAACGGAGGTTGAAAAGCTCCTCCTTGGCCTTACGCAGCTCCTCGACGAGGCGCTGGTCTTCGAACGTGTCGAGCTCTGCCGGAGCGAGCTCCTTGGTGCCGATCGCCATTACGCGTCGCCCTCCTCGCGCTTGATGATGCGTGCCTTGAGCGGCAGCTTGTGAATTGCTCGGGTCAGTGCCTCACGAGCGAGTTCCTCGCTCACACCGGCGACCTCGAAGAGGACGCGACCCGGCTTGACGTTGGCGACCCACCACTCGGGAGAACCCTTACCGGAACCCATGCGGGTTTCGGCAGGCTTCTTCGTGAGCGGACGGTCAGGGTAGATGTTGATCCACACCTTTCCGCCACGCTTGATGTGACGGGTCATCGCGATACGAGCGGACTCGATCTGACGGTTGGTCACGTAAGCAGGCGTGAGCGCCTGGATGCCGTAGTCGCCGAAGGAGACCTTCGTGCCACCGGTGGCCTGGCCATCACGCTTGGGGTGATGCTGCTTGCGGTACTTGACCTTGCGGGGAATAAGCATCAGGCAGACGCTCCTTCTGCGACGGGGGCCTCGTTGCGAGGTCCGCGGCGACGGTCGCCACCGCGGTCGTCACGACCACGGGACTTCGGCGCGTTGGCCTGCTCGCGTGCGAGCTCCTTGTTGGTGAGATCGCCCTTGTAGATCCAGACCTTCACACCGATGCGGCCGAAGGTGGTCTTGGCCTCGTAGAAGCCGTAGTCGATGTTCGCGCGGAGCGTGTGCAGCGGCACACGACCTTCGCGGTAGAACTCCGACCGGCTCATCTCGGCGCCGCCGAGACGGCCGGCGACCTGGATGCGGATGCCCTTGGCACCAGCGCGCTGAGCGCCCTGCATGCCCTTGCGCATCGCACGACGGAACGCCACACGAGCAGAGAGCTGCTCGGCGACACCCTGTGCGACGAGCTGAGCGTCGGCCTCGGGGTTCTTGACCTCGAGGATGTTCAGCTGGATCTGCTTGCCCGAGAGCTTCTCGAGGTCGCCGCGGATGCGCTCGGCCTCGGCTCCACGACGACCGATCACGATGCCCGGACGGGCGGTGTGGATGTCGACGCGGACGCGGTCACGGGTGCGCTCGATCTCGATGTTCGAGACACCGGCGCGGTCGAGCTGCGTCTTGAGCAGGTTGCGGATCTTGATGTCCTCGGCCACGTAGTCGGCGTACCGCTGACCCGGCTTCGTCGAGTCAGAGAACCAACGCGAGACGTGGTCCGTCGTGATGCCGAGGCGGAAGCCGTACGGGTTTACCTTCTGTCCCATTACTTGCTCGCCTTCTTGTTGCTGTCGCCCGCAACGGCCGGAGCCGCCGGAGGCGTCGAGAGCACGACCGTGATGTGGCTCGTGCGCTTCTTGATCTGGAAAGCGCGACCCTGTGCACGGGGACGGAAACGCTTGAGCGTCGATCCCTCGTCCACGTACGCGTTAGCCACGTACAGGTCCTGCTCGTCGAGGTACTCGCCGTCACGATCCGCCTTGACCTGCGCGTTGGCCATGGCCGACGCGACAAGCTTGTAGATCGGCTCACTGGCGCTCTGCTGTGCGAACTTCAAGATCGCCAGAGCCTCCTGGGCCTGCTTGCCCTTGATGAGCGCGACGACACGACGAGCCTTCTGAGGGGTCACGCGGATGTGTCGCACGCGTGCGATGGACTCCACCATTTCTCTCTCCTCTATCGCCACCGCGTCAGCGGCGGCGGCCCTTCTTGTCGTCCTTCTCATGGCCGCGGAAGGTGCGGGTGGGCGCAAACTCGCCCAGTTTGTGACCGACCATGGTCTCGGACACGAACACAGGAATGTGCTTGCGTCCGTCGTGGACCGCGATCGTGTGACCCAGCATTGCCGGGATGATCATGGACCGACGGGACCAGGTCTTGATGACGTTCTTCGTGCCGGCTTCGTTCTGCACGACCACCTTGCGAAGCAGGTGCTCGTCGACGAAGGGGCCCTTCTTAAGACTGCGAGGCATCTTCTCTTACTCCTACTTACGCTTCTTGCCGGCGTTACGACGACGCACGATGTACTTGTCGCTTTCCTTGTTGGCGTGACGGGTACGACCCTCAGCCTGGCCCCAAGGAGTGACGGGGTGACGACCACCGGACGTCTTACCCTCACCACCACCGTGCGGGTGATCGACCGGGTTCATCGCGACACCACGGACAGTCGGGCGGACGCCCTTCCAGCGCATACGGCCGGCCTTGCCCCAGTTGATGTTCGACTGCTCGGCGTTGCCCACCTCGCCGATGGTCGCGCGGCAGCGCGCATCGACGTTGCGGATCTCGCCCGAGGGCAGACGCAGCTGGGCGTAAGGGCCGTCCTTGGCGACGAGACGGACGGATGCTCCGGCCGAACGCGCCATCTTCGCGCCGCCGCCGGGGCGGAGCTCGATCGCGTGGATGACGGTACCCGTCGGGATGTTCTTCAGCGGCAGGTTGTTGCCCGGCTTGATGTCCGCGCCGGCACCCGACTCGATGACGTCACCCTGCTTCAGCTTCGCCGGCGCGAGGATGTAGCGCTTCTCGCCGTCGAAGTAGTGCAGCAGCGCGATGCGTGCCGTGCGGTTGGGGTCGTACTCGATGTGAGCGACCCGTGCGTTGACGCCGTCCTTGTCGTTGCGACGGAAGTCGATGACACGGTACTGACGCTTGTGTCCGCCACCGATGTGACGGGTCGTGATGCGGCCCTGGTTGTTACGACCACCGGTCTTCGAGATCGGGCGCAGCAGCGACTTCTCCGGCGTCGATCGAGTGATCTCGGCGAAGTCAGCCACCGACGAGCCGCGACGGCCCGGGGTCGTGGGCTTGTACTTGCGAATAGCCATTATTGTCCTTATCCCCCGGATCAGCCGATTGCCGTGAAGATGTCGATGGTGCCCGACTTCAGGGTGACGATGGCGCGCTTGGTGTCCTTGCGCTTGCCGGTGCCGAAGCGGGTGCGGCGAGCCTTGCCGACGCGGTTGAGGGTGTTGACCCCAGCGACCTTGACGCCGAAGATCTTCTCGATGGCGAGCTTGATCTCGGACTTCGAAGCGCGCGGGTCCACGAGGAACGTGTACTTGCCCTCGTCGATCAGACCGTAGCTCTTCTCAGAGACGACCGGCTTCAGGATGATGTCGCGCGGGTCCTTGTTCAGAGCCGTCTGGAGAACAGATGCCTGCTCGCTCATGCGGAGACCTCCTGGTTGTCAGCCTTGCTCACGATGCCTGCATTGACCTTCATCGAAATGAAGCCCTCGAGAGCGGCCTGGGTGAAGACGATGTCGTCGGAGACGAGCACGTCGTAGGCGTTGAGCTGGTCGAACGTCAGGATGTGGACGTTGCTGAGGTTGCGCATGCTCTTCAGCGCCAGCTCGTCATCGCGCACGATGACCACGAGGACGTTCTTCGACGTGGCGACCTGCGAGAGGAAGCTGACGGCGGCCTTGGTCGAAGGCGCACCGTCGGTGCCGAAGGAGTCGATCGCGTGCAGGCGGTCACCACGGAAGCGGTCGCTGAGCGCGCCCAGCAGGGCGGCGGCGATCATCTTCTTGGGTGTGCGCTGCGAGTAGTCACGCGGCTTCGGGCCGTGGACGATGCCACCGCCGGTCATGTGCGGCGCGCGGATCGAGCCCTGACGGGCGTTACCCGTGCCCTTCTGCTTGAAGGGCTTGCGGCCGGCACCGGAGACCTCACCACGACGCTTGGTCGAGTGAGTACCCTGGCGAGCGGCAGCGAGCTGCGCGACCACGACCTGGTGGATGAGCGGAATGTTCGTCTTGACGTCGAACAGAGCGGCGGGAAGCTCGATGGAGCCTGCCTTGGTGCCGTCTGCCTTGAGGACGTCGAGCGCGAGAGTGGAGTCAGCCATGATCAGGCACCCTTCACTGCGTTGCGGACGTAGACGATGCGGCCACGAGCACCGGGGACGGCGCCCTTGACGAGCAGCAGACCCTTCTCGATGTCGACGGCGTGCACCGTGAGGTTGAGGACGGTCACGCGCTCGCCACCCATACGGCCGGCCATGCGCATGCCCTTGAAGACGCGGCTCGGGGTCGACGATGCGCCGATCGAGCCGGGCTTGCGGTGGTTGCGGTGCGAACCGTGGGATGCCGAGACGCCCTTGAAGTTGTGGCGCTTCATGACACCCGCGGTGCCCTTGCCCTTGCTCGTGCCGACGACGTCGACGAGCTGGCCGGCTTCGAAGGTGCCATCCACCGTGAGTTCCTGACCGAGCGTGTACTCGGCAGCATCCGCGGTGCGGATCTCGGTGACGTGGCGGCGCGGCGTGACGCCGGCTGCTTCGAAGTGAGCCGTGAGGGGCTGGTTCACCTTGCGCGGGTCGATCTGGCCGTACGCGATCTGCACGGCGTTGTAGCCGTCCTTCTCGGGGGTGCGGACCTGGGTGACCACGTTCGGTGCCAGTTCGATGACGGTGACGGGAACGAGCTTGCCGCTCTCGTTCCAGACCTGGGTCATGCCGAGCTTCGTGCCCAGCATTCCCTTGGAAACCTTGGAGTTGATGTCAGCCATGTCGAACCTCAGAGCTTGATCTCGATGTTGACGTCGGCCGGGAGGTCGAGACGCATCAGCGAGTCGACAGCCTTCGGCGTCGGGTCGACGATGTCGATCAGACGCTTGTGGGTGCGCATCTCGAAGTGCTCGCGGCTGTCCTTGTACTTGTGCGGCGACCGGATGACGCACACGACGTTCTTCTCGGTCGGAAGGGGCACGGGTCCGACGACGGTCGCACCCGCACGGGTCACGGTGTCGACGATCTTGCGTGCGGACGTGTCGATGACCTCATGGTCATACGACTTCAGGCGAATGCGGATCTTCTGTCCCGCCATTGTCTGCTCTCTCTCTTTAAGCGTCTTACCGTCCTGGGCCGGGTGACCCTGGGGCATTGGACGCACGTCGGCGCTGTTCGCGCCTCGGCACGAGAACGGCTCTTGCGAGTCGATCTGCTGCACCACTGTTCTTGTGTCAGCCGCGCACCTCGCGGCGCGCGGATTCCGACCTTCGCCGCGCACGGCGAACCTCCTCGGAAGAAGGTGTCCGGGGATTTGCTCTGCTACCCGCGGCCTAGAACCCTGCACCGTCCCGAAGGAGGCGCCGTCTATGCACTGCCCTGGCAGTGATCCATCACGCGCACAGCGCAGACGGAATATCGAACCTGTCTATTCTGCCACGGCTGATTTCACTTCTGCAAACCCGGGCGTGTCGCGCCACGGCCGAAGCCTCTGAAAGCGCGTCCTGACAGGTCAGATCGCCCGGGAGAACGGGGTGAGGCATCCCCATGCCTCACCCCGCCCGGGGAAGGCGTCCAGTGCGAGGGGGCACACTGAACGCGAGGATGCCGACGTGAAGGGACGCCGCCATCCTCGACCGTGGGCGCGGCGGAAGACCCGCCGCGCAGGCAGGGTGACGCTCAGGCGCACAGAGTGCGCGCGTCGCACGATGATCCCCAAGATCGCTTATCCCCAGTTTGTACGCGGAAGCCGCGTGTTTCGGGCGCCGAACCCCTTCGGCATACCCCGACCGCAAGATCCCCAGGCGGTCTCGATCATCCTACGTGGTCCGGTTCGTCTCGCGCGACTCCGGCACGAAGATTCCGCCACTCACACGAAAGCGGCGGTCCGCCGACTGGGGACCGCCGCTTTCGTTCGCGTCGGGTTACTGGTTGCCGACCGACTTGTCCGCGGCGTCGCGGATCTCATCGATCTTCTCCGCCGCGCCCGGGGCGAGCTTCTTGGCGAAGTCGGCGACGCCATCGAGGACCTTGTCGCTGATGTCCTCCGCCTGCTCGCTCTTGACGGCCTCGGCGATCTTGTCCTTGTTCTGCTCGTAGACGTCCTTGCCCTTGTTGACAGCGTCGTCGATACCCATGCTGATCCCCTCTGAGGTGTGGTGCCGACGGAAGAGCGTCGGCCACAATCATTGTGCACGGGCGGTCTGGGAAAACGGAACCCGGCAACGACAAAGGGGCCGGACCCGAAGGTCCGACCCCTTTGCGAGGAAGCAGATGCTTACTTGATGATCTTCGTGACCGTACCGGCGCCGACGGTGCGTCCACCCTCACGGATGGCGAAGCCGAGGCCCTCTTCCATGGCGATCGGCTGGATCAGCTCGACCGTCACGTCGGTGGTGTCGCCGGGCATGACCATCTCGGTGCCCTCAGGCAGCGTGATGACGCCGGTGACGTCCGTGGTGCGGAAGTAGAACTGCGGGCGGTAGTTCGTGTAGAAGGGGTTGTGACGGCCACCCTCGTCCTTGGACAGGATGTACGCGGTACCCGCGAAGTCGGTGTGCGGCGTGACCGAACCCGGCTTCACGATGACCTGGCCGCGCTCGACATCTTCACGCTTCGTGCCACGGAGCAGGAGACCACAGTTCTCGCCGGCCCATGCCTCGTCGAGCTGCTTGTGGAACATCTCGATACCCGTGACCGTGGTCTTGACGGTCGGACGGAGTCCGACGATCTCGACCTCGGAGTTGATCGCGAGGGTGCCACGCTCGGCGCGGCCGGTGACGACGGTTCCACGACCGGTGATCGTGAAGACGTCCTCGACAGGCATGAGGAACGGCTTGTCCTTGTCACGCACGGGGTCGGGAACGTTGTTGTCGACGGCCTCCATGAGGTCGAGGATCGACTGGACCCACTTCTCGTCGCCCTCGAGGGCCTTGAGAGCGGAGACGCGGACGACAGGAGCGTCCTCGGCGAAGCCCTGCGAGGCGAGGAGCTCGGAGACCTCGAGCTCGACGAGCTCCAGGATCTCCTCGTCGTCGACCATGTCGGCCTTGTTCAGCGCGACGAGCAGGTACGGCACGCCGACCTGCTTGGCGAGCAGAACGTGCTCACGCGTCTGAGCCATCGGGCCGTCAGTGGCGGCGACCACGAGGATCGCGCCGTCCATCTGAGCTGCACCGGTGATCATGTTCTTGACGTAGTCGGCGTGGCCGGGAGCGTCAACGTGCGCGTAGTGGCGCTTGGGGGTCTCGTACTCGATGTGCGAGATGTTGATGGTGATACCACGCTGGCGCTCTTCCGGCGCCGAGTCGATGGAAGCGAAGTCGCGCTGCACGTTGGTGTCAGACGGGAACTTGTCAGCAAGCACCTTCGAGATCGCTGCGGAGAGCGTGGTCTTGCCGTGGTCAACGTGACCGATGGTTCCGATGTTGACGTGCGGCTTGGTCCGCTCGAACTTGGCCTTAGCCACTGGGTCCTCCTCAGGACGTCGTGTAGAGGTGACCGGGCACTGGTTTGCGACCGGTTCTC
This genomic window contains:
- the rpmD gene encoding 50S ribosomal protein L30: MASRLKVTQVKSKVSEKQNQRDTLRSLGLKRIGDSTVRPDDAQTRGYVKTVAHLVKVEEID
- the rplN gene encoding 50S ribosomal protein L14 translates to MIQQESRLKVADNTGAKELLTIRVLGGSRRRYAGLGDTIVATVKDAIPGGNVKKGDVVKAVIVRTKKETRRPDGSYIKFDENAAVILKNDGEPRGTRIFGPVGRELRDKKFMKIVSLAPEVI
- the rpsQ gene encoding 30S ribosomal protein S17, which translates into the protein MATKKEAAVEAEHAAHDVRDAGARGYRKSRRGYVVSDKMDKTVVVEVEDRVKHPLYGKVIRRTSKVKAHDEANSAGIGDLVLINETRPLSATKRWRLVEILEKAK
- the secY gene encoding preprotein translocase subunit SecY, which encodes MFSAIARIFRTPDLRRKIGFTLAIIAIYRLGSNVPAPFVNFPNVEECLAANAGTEGLLGLVNLFSGGALLQLSIFALGVMPYITATIITQLLRVVIPHFEALHKEGQAGQAKLTQYTRYLTIALALLQSTTLVTVARSGQLFGSTDLAACQQLLTNDVWWAQLLIIMTMTAGTGLIMWFAELVTERGIGNGMSLLIFTSIAATFPGAMGLIWQTKGFEVFLLVLAMGIVVMGLVVFVEQSQRRIPVQYAKRMVGRRTYGGTNTYIPIKVNMAGVIPVIFASSLLYIPALIAQFNTPQDGSVPAAWVTWVSANFTTGNSPIYMLVYFLLIIGFTYFYVAITFNPVEVADNMKKYGGFIPGIRAGRPTAEYLDYVLTRITLPGSLYLGLIALIPLIALATVGANQNFPFGGASILIIVGVGLETVKQIDAQLQQRHYEGLLR
- the rplP gene encoding 50S ribosomal protein L16; its protein translation is MLIPRKVKYRKQHHPKRDGQATGGTKVSFGDYGIQALTPAYVTNRQIESARIAMTRHIKRGGKVWINIYPDRPLTKKPAETRMGSGKGSPEWWVANVKPGRVLFEVAGVSEELAREALTRAIHKLPLKARIIKREEGDA
- the rplF gene encoding 50S ribosomal protein L6; the protein is MSRIGRLPIDVPAGVTVSVDGRQVKVSGPKGELNLTVSAPIEVAIEENQVLVSRPDDERESRSLHGLTRTLISNNIIGVTQGYTKGLEVVGTGYRVAQKGSSVEFALGFSHPVLIDPPAGITLTVEGTNKLTVSGIDKQAVGEAAANIRKIRKPEPYKGKGVRYAGENVRRKAGKSGK
- the rpsE gene encoding 30S ribosomal protein S5; this encodes MTETAAAAPETAPVVSETAAGTTQGEPAREGRRGGGRDRNQGGGRDRNSRDRGDNQFLERVVTINRVSKVVKGGRRFSFTALVVVGDGNGLVGVGYGKAREVPLAISKGVEEAKRNFFRVPRVGSTIPHPVQGEAAAGVVLLRPAAGGTGVIAGGPVRAVLECAGIHDVLSKSLGSSNTINIVHATVAALKQLEEPRAVAARRGLEFDQVAPARLVRAEADAIAAQKVGA
- the rpsH gene encoding 30S ribosomal protein S8, which codes for MTMTDPVADMLTRLRNANSAHHDSVTLPSSKLKTHIAEILQQEGYIAGWETSDARVGTNLTLSLKYGPNRERSIAGIKRVSKPGLRVYAKSTELPKVLGGLGVAILSTSSGLLTDRQAEQKGVGGEVLAYVW
- the rpmC gene encoding 50S ribosomal protein L29, whose amino-acid sequence is MAIGTKELAPAELDTFEDQRLVEELRKAKEELFNLRFQSATGQLESHGRIRAVKRDIARLYTVIRERELGIRATPAPVEAPAKKATKSKAKKADAADDAVKEEAE
- the rplO gene encoding 50S ribosomal protein L15, which codes for MAEKNEAEKAPKKAAAPKAAAEKKSADKPAAKKAAAPKAAAEKKPAAKKASATSAASDAKADSAAKKPAAKKAAPKKDAPASRPGVLKVHHLRPVPGSNTAKTRVGRGEGSKGKTAGRGTKGTKARNTVRVGFEGGQMPLHMRTPKLRGFKNPFRVEYQVVNLEKLAELYPKGGDVTIGDLVAKGAVRKNEKVKVLGNGDIAVKLTVSVDKVSGSAEEKIVAAGGSVK
- the rplR gene encoding 50S ribosomal protein L18 yields the protein MALKSKSDARARRHARLRKKVVGTEARPRLVVNRSARHVFVQLVDDSKGFTVASASTLETDLRSLDGDKTAKARKVGEILAERAKAAGVSEAVFDRGGNRYAGRVAAIADGAREGGLAL
- the rplX gene encoding 50S ribosomal protein L24, which gives rise to MAKIKKGDLVQVITGATQERGGDRGKQGKVLEILADKNRVIVEGVNYVTKHTRVGQTQRGTKTGGLETVEASIHISNVALVDPSTKNPTKVGHRVEEQTKDGVKRTVRVRYAKKSGKDL
- the rplE gene encoding 50S ribosomal protein L5 — translated: MATTDAAVAGKIQPRLKAKYNAEIKKAMQEEFGYSNVMQIPGLVKVVVNTGVGEAARDSKVIDGAVDDLTKITGQKPIVTKARKSIAQFKLREGQAIGAHVTLRGDRAWEFIDRLVSLALPRIRDFRGLSGKQFDGNGNYTFGLQEQSVFHEIDQDKIDRVRGFDITVVTTAKTDDEGRALLRHLGFPFASEDAKA